The DNA region GCAACAAGAATGCCGTTATTGCCTTCCCAGGAGTATCCTGAGGCTATTGAGCCCCTCAGCTGATATGCTCCGTGCCACCCTACCAGGACGGTTCACTCTGATCCGAGGGGCCTCCAAGTGGAACGAAACTAACACTGCGGTTAAGTTGTCAGTGGCCCCTCGCCTTATTGCCTCCTCAACGATTTCCTTGCAGCATAGTTTCACATTGTTGTGCTCTTGGAGGCGCTTCCGTGCAAAGTCCACGGAGTTTTGGTTTGAGAAGACGTCCCAGATTCCGTCACTGCCAATTATCAAGAACTCGTCGTCCTTTGTCAATGTGATCATCTTGAGCTCTGGTTCAGCACTCAGGGGACCTCCTGGCCTGCCAACTTCTTTCATGCCCTCAAGATGCCAGTCACCAAGTGCTCTAGTGACTCCTAACAGACCATTAAGGTAACCATCATCCACATAGCCACCGAGTGATTCTACACGCACCTTTTCGGTGAGGCTGCAAGTCCTGTGGTCCATGGACATTTCAACCGCAGCGCCACACCGTGAAAGAACAGCCCTACAATCACCAGCATTAGCCACCAGAAGAGACCTGCACTAGACATGCAGCTTATCAGTATTGGTGATAAAGGTTCATCAGCTAACAAACACGATGAAAtttaaatgaataaaaaatagcaaaaagtTGCCTCGGTACTCCTCTTCTAAGAACAGTTTACAAATCTTAAAAGAGAAGCAGTAAATATTGGGTTGCTGCAAATCTGTACCAACCTAAGACTTAAAACCAaattaaatattagatatagaCAAGCATATACCCAACAGACCTAAAACTATATTAAGACAAGTTAAGCAAACTCCTTTGTCAAATCTATCTCTAGCTTGGTTTATGCATGGATGACGGAGATGGGAGCCTTCAATGGTTTAAGCCACGGCCTTATGGGCTTGCAAGTCCCAAATTCTCATTGAATGGAAGTGACAATGATAAGAAGATTGTCGAAGAGAATAAGCAATGATTTGGATTTACACTAGTCAATTTAATCTCTATATGAGCAGATGGCTATGGATATTTAATAGTCAATTTCACTTTTTCAGGGTGATAAAGATTTACCCCTAACTAATATTAACTACTTTGCTTTAAGATTCGTAAAATTTCTAGAAGAGGAATAAGCACACCCCTTATCATGTAGGAGATATTTTACAATTTGCTGCTTTCAGAATTACATCTCTAGGGATAAAATCCGAATGCTTGCGATAAAGATTAAAACATGCAGAAGACATCTAGTGCAACGCAGTTGCTGAACAGCCACGGTATTTGGCTCTATTCAACTTTGACACTCAAACTTAATATAAAAGGAAATACGTCGAAACATGAATGAACTGTCAGTTTTATTAGATATTTCATACATTTGCATTATATGTCCATATTAATTGAACAACGAGATTTTCTAAGGAAACCAAATCTGTTACAGATAGCTCATGGTATTGATGAACGACTCACGATATGCTATTTACAGATGGAGAACATCAATCCTTGTGACAAGAAAGTACCTTCCGAAAATCATTGCTGTAAGTGCCGTTGTTCCAGAAGACAGTGCTTTATGGTGAGAGCATGTCTCAGCAAACTGGCAATCTGTCTGCATGAAGGACCTCGTGACTACTTTCTCAAGCTGAAGAGGGAAATCAGGATCTTCCACAATGACCCTTGGTAAATTATCGCGCACAAAATGGGCAGCATCTTTTCCACCATGACCATCAAAGACCTAATAATTTAAATGGAGAAAATATATACCTTAGAGAAACATCCCACTTTCACAATTTTATGTGTGCAGAACAACTAATGCACATATCAAGGTTAGTTTATAAAGAGCAAGGCTAGGATTGAAAGTACTGAGGG from Phragmites australis chromosome 8, lpPhrAust1.1, whole genome shotgun sequence includes:
- the LOC133926348 gene encoding probable protein phosphatase 2C 54, with amino-acid sequence MCVEDLEDAERLGFGEAPRAEEPAEFPPAQMERVCENTIAADFKQNKLSNFVPVIRSGEWSDIGGRQYMEDAHVCIPDLAKNFGFPSLDNEVVSFYGVFDGHGGKDAAHFVRDNLPRVIVEDPDFPLQLEKVVTRSFMQTDCQFAETCSHHKALSSGTTALTAMIFGRSLLVANAGDCRAVLSRCGAAVEMSMDHRTCSLTEKVRVESLGGYVDDGYLNGLLGVTRALGDWHLEGMKEVGRPGGPLSAEPELKMITLTKDDEFLIIGSDGIWDVFSNQNSVDFARKRLQEHNNVKLCCKEIVEEAIRRGATDNLTAVLVSFHLEAPRIRVNRPGRVARSISAEGLNSLRILLGRQ